The proteins below come from a single Uranotaenia lowii strain MFRU-FL unplaced genomic scaffold, ASM2978415v1 HiC_scaffold_515, whole genome shotgun sequence genomic window:
- the LOC129760223 gene encoding 39S ribosomal protein L20, mitochondrial, whose translation MVFTSVVNLVRARGPDEFWRKRKIFKLAAHYIGRSRNCYSITIRSVHRALAYATKGRALKKQDMRELWTHRINAGCEQHGMQFEAFQKGLYSSGILLNRKVLADLAIWEPRTFEALARISQNASEDEDSSSNK comes from the exons ATGGTTTTCACATCAGTAGTAAATTTAGTACGTGCCCGAGGACCGGACGAGTTCTGGAGAAAAcgtaaaatcttcaaattggcCGCG CATTACATCGGTAGATCACGCAATTGCTATTCGATAACGATTCGCAGCGTTCACCGAGCCTTGGCTTACGCTACCAAAGGACGGGCACTCAAGAAGCAGGACATGCGAGAACTGTGGACACACCGCATCAATGCCGGCTGTGAGCAACATGGGATGCAATTTGAAGCCTTCCAGAAGGGACTGTACAGTAGCGGTATTTTGCTGAATAG AAAAGTGCTGGCCGACTTGGCCATCTGGGAGCCACGAACCTTCGAAGCGCTTGCCCGAATAAGTCAAAATGCCAGCGAAGACGAAGACTCATCTTCAAATAAGTGA